In Pantoea cypripedii, the following proteins share a genomic window:
- the metB gene encoding cystathionine gamma-synthase produces MTRKQATIAVRSGLNDDEQYGCVVPPIHLSSTYNFLDFNEPRAHDYSRRGNPTRDVVQRALAELEGGAGAVLTNTGMSAIHLVTTVFLKPGDLLVAPHDCYGGSYRLFDSLSKRGAYRVKFVDQGDKAALQAALAEKPKLVLVESPSNPLLRVVDIAAICQAAREAGAISVVDNTFLSPALQNPLALGADLVLHSCTKYLNGHSDVVAGVVIAKDPALVTELAWWANNIGVTGAAFDSYLLLRGLRTLAPRMAAAQRNALAIVDYLKQQPLVKKLYHPSLPENAGHEYAVRQQRGFGAMLSFELDADENRLRRFLKALQLFTLAESLGGVESLISHTATMTHAGMSAEARAAAGISETLLRISVGIEDHEDLIADLDNAFRIAAEG; encoded by the coding sequence ATGACGCGTAAACAGGCAACCATCGCAGTGCGCAGCGGTTTGAATGATGACGAGCAATATGGCTGCGTTGTCCCGCCGATTCACCTCTCCAGCACCTATAACTTTCTCGACTTCAATGAGCCTCGCGCTCACGATTATTCCCGCCGCGGTAATCCAACGCGTGATGTGGTGCAGCGTGCGTTGGCAGAGCTGGAAGGTGGCGCAGGCGCGGTATTAACCAATACCGGCATGTCCGCGATTCATCTGGTGACCACGGTGTTCCTGAAGCCGGGCGACTTGCTGGTGGCTCCGCATGACTGCTACGGCGGCAGCTATCGTCTGTTCGACAGCCTGAGCAAACGCGGCGCGTACCGGGTGAAATTTGTCGATCAGGGCGATAAAGCGGCATTGCAGGCTGCACTGGCGGAGAAACCAAAACTGGTGCTGGTCGAAAGCCCAAGCAATCCTTTATTACGCGTGGTGGATATTGCCGCGATTTGTCAGGCTGCGCGTGAGGCCGGTGCCATCAGCGTAGTGGATAACACCTTCCTCAGCCCGGCACTGCAAAACCCGCTGGCGCTGGGGGCTGATCTGGTGCTGCATTCCTGTACCAAATACCTCAATGGTCACTCCGATGTGGTAGCGGGTGTGGTGATTGCTAAAGATCCGGCGCTGGTGACTGAGCTCGCCTGGTGGGCCAATAATATCGGCGTAACCGGTGCTGCTTTTGATAGTTACCTGCTGCTGCGCGGCCTGCGTACCCTGGCACCGCGTATGGCGGCGGCACAGCGTAATGCACTGGCCATTGTTGATTACCTAAAGCAACAACCGCTGGTAAAAAAACTGTATCATCCCTCCCTGCCGGAAAATGCCGGTCACGAGTATGCGGTACGTCAACAGCGCGGTTTTGGTGCCATGTTAAGTTTCGAACTGGACGCCGACGAAAACCGGTTGCGCCGTTTTCTGAAGGCGTTACAGCTGTTTACGCTGGCGGAGTCGCTGGGCGGTGTTGAGAGCCTGATTTCGCATACCGCGACCATGACGCATGCCGGCATGTCTGCCGAAGCGCGCGCAGCAGCGGGAATTTCTGAAACGTTGCTCCGCATTTCTGTCGGAATTGAAGATCACGAAGATTTAATCGCCGATCTGGATAATGCATTCAGGATCGCAGCCGAGGGGTAA
- the metJ gene encoding met regulon transcriptional regulator MetJ: MAEWNGEYISPYAEHGKKSEQVKKITVSIPLKVLKILTDERTRRQVNNLRHATNSELLCEAFLHAFTGQPLPDDVDLRKERSDEIPEEAKKIMREMGINPDTWEY, encoded by the coding sequence ATGGCTGAATGGAACGGCGAATATATCAGCCCTTACGCTGAGCACGGTAAGAAGAGCGAGCAGGTCAAAAAGATTACGGTTTCTATCCCGCTGAAAGTGCTGAAGATTTTGACGGATGAGCGTACCCGCCGTCAGGTGAACAACCTGCGTCATGCCACTAACAGTGAGCTGCTGTGCGAAGCCTTCCTGCATGCTTTCACCGGCCAGCCTCTGCCGGACGACGTTGATCTGCGTAAAGAACGTAGTGATGAGATCCCGGAAGAAGCGAAAAAGATCATGCGTGAGATGGGCATCAATCCCGATACCTGGGAATACTGA